One Ranitomeya imitator isolate aRanImi1 chromosome 4, aRanImi1.pri, whole genome shotgun sequence genomic window, tgagataaaacacttactagaaagcagataCGTCACTCTACAACTCCTTcctttttccatagacttcaataggcagctgtCATCTGATTCGTCTCCTATACACAATACGCACAGACCTGTCTCCATGTAGAAACAGCTTGGAAGATATACTGCattactgagcagtgcagctgtgaatccaacactgggatgagataaaacacttactataaAGCAGATAACGTCACTCTACAACTCCTTcctttttccatagacttcaataggcagctgtCATCTGATTCGTCTCCTATACACAATACGCACAGACCTGTCTCCATGTAGAAACAGCTTGGAAGATATACTGCattactgagcagtgcagctgtgaatccaacactgggatgagataaaacacttactagaaagcagataACGTCACTCTACAACTCCTTcctttttccatagacttcaataggcagctgtCATCTGATTCGTCTCCTATACACAATACGCACAGACCTGTCTCCATGTAGAATCAGCTTGGAAGATATACTGCattactgagcagtgcagctgtgaatccaacactgggatgagataaaacacttactagaaagcagataCGTCACTCTACAACTCCTTcctttttccatagacttcaataggcagctgtCATCTGATTCCACAGTGAGCTAGGTGTTGATTTATGCAAAGTGTGTTAAAAGGACAGTATCAAGTTCAACTTAGTAAAGAAATAATATGCGGTAAGCCCCCCCCTAGTGGCGACTAATAAAAAACTGAAAGATCTTTTTACACTCTGTGTGTGCATAGGTTAGAGCTGTGACgctaaaaaaaaatatggatataaaggTGTTATGCACAGCACAACTAATGTTCACAAGTTTCCTGCACTTTCTCATAAGGCAGGCCATCAATTCTAGGTCACATGTAggtaagttaaagggaatctgtcagcagaccgttgctatgaaatctgagaccatcatgatgtaggggcagagaccttgattccagcgatgtgtcacttactgggctgcttggtgcagttttgataaaatccctgttttctctccgGTAGATCTAGCAATGCAATGAATgccgagctgtgtataaccccgcccacactcctgattggcagctttctgtgtacattgtcagcaagtgaccaatcagtggtgggggcagagtTACAGATTACCTGGACTACCTTGCACATGACACTTAGTCCTGCAGTGatgatctcctgttgataaaacactgattgtattgaaattacagcaagctgctgagcaagtgacatATCGCTGAAATCGGGCTCTCAtgatgctttcagattacatagcctAAGCCTTCTGACTGATTCACTTTAATGATGTTCATGTCAAAATAAGACCCCCCCCCATGTTAACCTAGCTCAGTAGCAGTCCTTACCACGGTGTCCCTATGCTGCACAAATAGGAATGGTACCCAACCGGCCGGTCATCTTCTTCTTGGCATCGCATAATCACATAGTAATTTTATGTAATGAGAAAAAATAATGATTCATTTATGTTAATTATGGTGAATCAGTGTCCGCTCCTTGCAGGGCATTTCCTGTATCCACTTCACTCCGTCTCCTATTTCTTCACCCTGAGACACAATATCCAGACTGCATGAATCTTACATGAGGCCTAGATTAGATTTCTATGGTTGTGACATAATGAAGGAGGCTTCTACAACTCCTGAAAAATGTATCATTTGGTTTTATTATAATATGGTGTAATTACAGTTTTCGGGGCATAGGAAAAAGAGGCTTTAATGGAGGTTTCCGTTTTTTCTTGCATAGTGAAAAGTCGTGCAAAtttatgtataaaaaaaattgtttatcaaTTCCTTTCCATTTTCAAAGTCTTGGTTCCTTGTCAGCTGTGCTTTATATTTAGCACTAATCATTTTCAGCCACTATTATCAGCATAAAGGATTAGGCTATAGCCTGCCGGGCAAAAAACGTTCATGGTTTTCCTGCAAATTGCTGCAATTTGTAGGTAAACTATATGTGGTTTTTGCTGTCTGGTTCTTGGCAGAAAAAATATCCTTACACACAGAATTGTCACATTGCGTGGAAGTCTGGCAAGTAGGCGTTTCATAGACAGGCTTATTGCTAGCCACTCTTTCTACCAGAAGACTTCAGCCTTTATTCCTTTTACAGGGGTCTCTCGGCTCGATCTTCGGAGTTTCTGCTGGCCGGTGGAGCGGTCTGGTGGCAAAAAATTGTCATAAAGCTTGGTCATTACCAGGAggtctgtcatgatccaggccgggttttGTATCGTGTCTCTCTTTCCCGGTCTGATCTTGTCAAGAGTTAACTTTTCTCTGCCTCGTTCTGGCGTCAGGTCGGCTATTTCTCTCCACtgcatcctgcaggtggtgtcagttatagtttctgcctacggcgtgtgtagctgactctgcgTACCCTGATTCGTCCTGCTGCTTTTGTTGACTGTACCCGTGTCTGTTTATTCTCCTCTTCCCATCCCGATTCTGTGTTCCCCTTTCGTGTTAGTATTCCCTGGTACCTGACTTGGCTTGGATTCTGACCTActgttttgtctcttgtctttggcatatctgctcctgaccagTATTGAtccatttggcttgtttctgactctgtgcttggttattcctttggtactgcgctacagacTAAAATCGACCCGGCTTGTTTTACTATtccgctgccacctggtggtgaccTCGCTGCTGTTAGCAGTCCTCCCTcctctctattgccatctagtggagctgcatctacctgcatagcagCAGCGTATCAGGTCAAAATCAGACACACAATTGGATGGTCAGAATACAAGCCAAAGTCAGAAAGTAGAATACTCAATAACACCACAGGAGCAGAGCGCAGGGATGTGAACCAGGTCAAGCTGAACTTTATAACTGGCAGTGTAGAACAGCGATTCAGGAATTTAAATAGACAGCAGCCCTACCCAGGGAACTAACACAAAACAGATGTAGAAGTTAATCCTTAAGCTCCCTGTCTGGTTGGCACCACAATTACCATAGAATTACACTTCATGGCTGCAGTATTGCCACACTTTGCTTGGAGCTTATGTGTTCACTGACATTCGATTCATATTATCAGTCAGAATGGAGTGGGGCTCAGAGTTACGGTTAAACTACCTTAAATGTTTTGTCACAGCTTGAAATCCATTTTCTAAAATCAAGCTGGTTCCACTGATCAACTGATCATGGTAGATCACGTTTCTGAAGCTGCAGCCACATGTTTTTCCTGCAGCGCCTCTACAGGAGAaatgtgggattacactttttttcaaATAAATATGGAACTATTTAATACATGGTAGGTCCATGTCTACTTGAGTGTTCCCCTTGTTATCATCTCACATCTGTCTGGCTAATGTTCACATGAGGAGTttcttgatcttttttttttttttaaatgccttgatggtaaaaaaaaatgtatatggtGCTTTTTTGAAGCAGATCCTGAAGGAAACCTCCTAAAATTAAATACTGtctaatcaaaaggctgcaaagaaaacaaAAACTTCGAAAATTGTTCAAAACATTTTTCGGAAATTAAAATCTTTTCCAAACActccccctccaaaaaaatgaGCGTTTCTTGGTGTAGTTTTCCTTTGAATATCTCCATGGTTTTTAAATCCTCAAAAACaattagtgtgaacatagccttggaaACCACAAGGCCAAAGTTCTCTCCTCTTGACTGGTGGTTGTAGGTTCTCACGAATGGTGCTTCCTCCTTCTTCTGCTGCATGTGACCTAACTTTCCGTGCAGTTCTACATAGATACCTCATATGACCCTGACTCCATATTTGAGAACTTTCTTCAGTCCACTTTGGTCAACTTTATTGTCTTCATTTTCTGCTCTTCCATGTCTACCTATCGGTGGAGAAGGTCTATGTGTTCGAAAGCCTAAAAAAAGGTTAAAATGTGGCTCCTGATTGATGGAAGCCAAATCTCATATTTTCGTTCCTTatgatgacactgtttatggatttttttttaactttcatacATTACATTGCTTTACATTAAGCACATGGACCTTCTCTTACAGCTCAAGTCTACCGATGAGGTCCTAGCAGAAGCGACATCGTCATCTTCTCTAGTGAGCAACTTGCAGCAACAGTTGACTAACCTCTATACCGATATCGATCACATCCAAGTCCATGAGCTATCTCTCTCTGAAAAGATGCAGACTATCAACCTGAGGTTTCAGAACGTCACCGATTCATGGAAGAAGAGTCTTGATGAGATGAAGCTCGAATCTGACTCTGTCAACTCGGAAACCAAGTCTTTCCGTAACCAAATGACCTTGAAGATCAACTCTGCTGACCAAACACTCAAGCAGCTCTCCGAGAAACTTAAAGAGTTTGAATCGGGGACTCTCCGCAATTTTAGAACGGTGAAAACCCAGGAAGGCGATGACCTTCAGCGGATTTCTGACGTTCTGGAATGGGATCATAACGCTGTCAAGGAGCTGGAAAAAGAGCAGAATGGCTTAGCCGATCTGAACAATAAAGTCCGAAAGAACATGGAAGAATTCCAACCTAAACTGACGGAATGCATCAAGAATCTGCCAACGATCGACTCGGCTGTACGTAGCCTTCTGAAGGTGTCTAATGAGATGCAGGACCTGGAGAAAAAGATGAATGCATTGACCGAGCAAGTTTTTAATACGGAGGACAACTTGCTGAAAATCATTACCGAGACTTTGGAGATCCAGCATGCCCTGGAAAGGATGCAGTACGATAACAGTATCCTAAAACTTCAAAATGAAGTCTCAGTAttgaaggaaaaaacaaatattttgTCCAAACTTGACGACAAATCTCTTTCAGAAGAGAAGGAATCAGATAACAGTTACGATGAAACTTAAAGgccgaaaaatatatatatttttttatccttttttaggGCACTAGAAACATGCATACATCTGCCAATCCATGGACCCAAGTGGGTGGCATCAGTCTACCCCTTTCGCCAAAATTTGACCATTTCAACAGTATTCTTCCCATTTAACCAATTTTAATACCAGATAATCTTCTGGCAAGTCTCTGATTACGGAAGGAATGACATGTGACTACGAGATGCGCTCCCCAATGGGGTGTTGCACACAATTAATCAGTGTTATGTGACTTTTGTGCTGGGAACAATATCTCCATTGTGTCGGGTTTAAAGAGAATTACCGTATTAGCTTTTTTTTAATACCAGACATTTTGCACTGATCAGTTTCTTAATAGATCAATAAAAAGATTGGAGCACCATTTTTCTGTTTAAAAAAAAGTAGACGTACCGGTAACCATTATGATTTTGGATACTTgccgccaccagtagggggagctttgGAGCTTATGAAATACAATTAGCAAAAATATATAGTATGAAGCTAATTTAGAGAAATTTGGACTTTTAGGAAATAAATTGTTGGCTAGTTGAGATAtatatgtatgatatatatatatatatatatatatatatatatatatatatatatataatatatatattatatttatttttaaagggattgtcccatcTTCTCAAAtgagtaaaaattgcaaagtgcctgtaaaaaaaaagaaaaaaaaacgacttTGCAATTTGCCTCTTGTTAAAAGTCCTTTCtgttctcaggaacggagggatgTTTAATTCTATTGTTTACAGTTTGTTGCCAAAGTTATCGACCTCTTCTGCTGGCTATCAGCTGGGTGGTGTCGTGGGCAAGGAGCAAAGCATTTTTATGCTCTTTGTTGTAGGGCCTGCAAGCAGTTTGTGTCCATGGTCTCCTCCGACATTGCCTCAATTTGCAGCATAGAAGAGTGCACAGTTTGAGGTGGCAGTGCAACCATGCTGGTCTGAATTGTTAATGATCAGGAGCACACCGACTCCTGTCAAGTAGAAAGGCAGAGGAGAGGTGTACTCCTGATGAATGAAGatgggacaaaccctttaaactTTTGTGCTGATTATTGACACCAAATATTTATCCTTTTGCTCCTGAAGTGGTTCAGATACGCATGAGCTTCCAAAACTATGATGTGTGGTGGAGCATCGTGAGTCATGTAGTTTACAGTTAACACTGCAACTACCAACACGTCCCCTGTGCAAAAGATAGCAAGACAGTGGCTCAAGCTGGGGTCATAATGTGGTAGCAATTTTTCGGTTATTTCCTGTGGATGGGGAGTTGCCAGCAATTTTGCGCTAATTCCAAAATTTAAAATGCGTGGAATTGGATGCAGTCTTACTCGATCGGCGATTAGTCCCAATCTGAATGTTTTCTGCATGTATGTCCATCTTTGTCACCAATGTTTTCGCTCTAATGCATCCAAAATGAACTGAAGCAACTTTACAAAcagagttacatagtaacatagtaacatagttagtaaggccgaaaaaagacatttgtccatccagttcagcctatattccatcataataaatccccagatctacgtccttctacagaacctaataattgtatgatacaatattgttctgctccaggaagacatccaggcctctcttgaacccctcgactgagttcgccatcaccacctcctcaggcaagcaattccagattctcactgccctaacagtaaagaatcctcttctatgttggtggaaaaaccttctctcctccagacgcaaataatgcccccttgtgcccgtcaccttccttggtataaacagatcctcagcgagatatttgtattgtccccttatatacttatacatggttattagatcgcccctcagtcgtcttttttctagactaaataatcctaatttcgctaatctatctgggtattgtagttctcccatcccctttattaattttgttgccctcctttgtactctctctagttccattatatccttcctgagcaccggtgcccaaaactggacacagtactccatgtgcggtctaactagggatttgtacagaggcagtataatgctctcatcatgtgtatccagacctcttttaatgcaccccatgatcctgtttgccttggcagctgctgcctggcactggctgctccaggtaagtttatcattaactaggatccccaagtccttctccctgtcagatttacccagtggtttcccgttcagtgtgtaatggtgatattgattccctcttcccatgtgtataaccttacatttatcattgttaaacctcatctgccacctttcagcccaagtttccaacttatccagatccatctgtagcagaatactatcttctcttgtattaactgctttacatagttttgtatcatctgcaaatatcgatattttactgtgtaaaccttctaccagatcattaatgaatatgttgaagagaacaggtcccaatactgacccctgcggtaccccactggtcacagcgacccagttagagactataccatttataaccaccctctgctttctatcactaagccagttactaacccatttacacacattttcccccagaccaagcattctcattttgtgtaccaacctcttgtgcggcacggtatcaaacgctttggaaaaatcgagatataccacgtccaatgactcaccgtggtccagcctatagcttacctcttcataaaaactgattagattggtttgacaggagcgatttctcataaacccatgctgatatggagttaaacagttattctcattgagataatccagaataacatccctcagaaacccttcaaatattttaccaacaatagaggttagacttactggcctataatttccaggttcacttttagagccctttttgaatattggcaccacatttgctatgcgccagtcctgcggaacagaccctgtcgctatagagtcactaaaaataagaaataatggtttatctattacattacttagttcccttagtactcgtgggtgtatgccatccggacccggagatttatctattttaatcttatttagccggtttcgcacctcttcttgggttagattggtgactcttaatatagggttttcattgtttcttgggatttcacctagcatttcattttccaccgtgaataccgtggagaagaaggtgtttaatatgttagctttttcctcgtcatctacaaccattctttcctcactattttttaaggggcctacattttcagtttttattcttttactattgatatagttgaagaacagtttgggattagttttactctccttagcaatgtgcttctctgtttcctttttggcagctttaattagttttttagataaagtatttttctccctatagttttttagagcttcaatggtgccatcctgctttagtagtgcaaatgctttctttttactgttaattgcctgtcttacttctttgtttagccacattgggtttttcctatttctagtccttttattcccacaaggtataaaccgcttacactgcctatttaggatgttcttaaacatttcccatttattatctgtattctcatttctgaggatattgtcccagtctaccagattaagggcatctctaagctggtcaaactttgccttcctaaagttcaatgtttttgtgactccctgacaagtccccctagtgaaagacaggtgaaactgtacaatattgtggtcgctatttcctagatgcccgaccacctgcagatttgttattctgtcaggtctattagatagtattaggtctaaaagtgctgctcctctggttggattctgcaccaattgtgaaagataatttttcttggttattagcagaaacctgttgcctttatgggtttcacaggtttctgtttcccagttaatatccgggtagttaaagtcccccataaccaggacctcattatgggttgcagcttcatctatctgctttagaagtagactttccatggtttctgttatatttgggggtttgtaacagaccccaatgagaattttgttaccatttttccctccatgaatttcaacccatatggactcgacatcctcattcccttcgctaatatcctcccttaaagtggactttagacaagactttacatggagacaaacccctcctcctctccgatttttacgatcctttctaaacagactgtaaccctgtaagttaactgcccagtcatagctttcatctaaccatgtctcggttattcccactatgtcaaagttacctgtagatatttctgcttctagttcttccatcttgtttgtcaggcttctggcgtttgcgagcatgcagttaaaGGAGTGTTCTAATCTTCTGTCTTCAGGAGCAGAGCACTCCTCTGCCTCCCGACTTCCTGGCTGCAGGGGGTGGtatgctcctgaagattgacagtttgcACAAGCAGTATAGTTCAgcagcatacatcacataggagacactggggctggagcatgtacatctctTAGGAGACCCTgaggctgcagcatatacatcacgtGAGAGACACTGTGGCAGAAGCATATACATCACATTTGAGATGGTGGGGCAGGagcatatgcatcacataggaaacaGTGGAGcgagagcatatacatcacataggaaacagtgGAGcgagagcatatacatcacataggagacaatggAGCCGGAGCATATATAGTACATTACTGGAGACGATGTGGCAAGAGCATATAAATAagatgctggagcatatacatcagaaAAGACACTGGGGCAGGAGCATATAAATCAAAGGAGAGACTGGGacaggagcatatacatcacaggagatactgggacaggagcatatacatcacaggagatactgggacaggagcatatacatcacaggagatactgGGACAGGAGCATATCCATCACAGGAGATACTGGGACAGGAGCATATACATCACTAGATACGCTGGGacaggagcatatacatcacaggagacgctgggacaggagcatatacatcacaggataaGCTGGGacaggagcatatacatcacaggagatgcaggtgcaggagcattacataaatagtaattttacttatatagcgccaacatattccatagcactttacaaatGAGCAGGGACATGTTCAGACAATAACGTTACATTGTAACACGTAGTTCAACACTTAGGAGTGAGGGCCCTTCTCACAAGCTTATAGTCTAAACATcgcaggagacgctggggctggaacatatacatcacacaggagacactggggctgtagcatatacatcacacaggagacgctgaggctggagcatatacatcacacaggaaacGCTGGggttggagcatatacatcacacaagagacgctggggctggagcatatacatcacacaggagacacgggctgtagcatatacatcacacaggagacgctgaggctggagcatatacatcacacaggagacgctggggttggagcatatacatcacgcaAGAGACGCTGGGGCTGtagcatatacatcacacaggagacgctggggcggtagcatatacatcacacaggagacgctggggctggagcatatacatcacacaggagacgctggggctggagcatatacatcgcacaggagacactggggctgtagCATATACATCACACATGAGACGCTGGGGTTGGAGCATATATATAATAGAAGACATGGGGGCTTCCGCTGCTGTCTTCATCTGTGGGATAGGAGTGCATTGTGTCCTAAATCTGTCAATCTGATCTGACAATGGAGTTTGGCCGGTAACTATATTCAACGAGCTGTAAACGTCAGAATTAAAAATGCCTCCTTTCTAGAGgatttttacttaaaaaaaaatactttgccAAGTAGCTTTTTTTTACAATCACTTTGTAAATTTTAACCATTTAAGAGCTTGAGACAAGACTTTTAGTTCAGTAAAGTTACAAAAGTTTACACccccttacatttttttttacattgcgcAGAGCACATATTTTTATGTCTTCTatttttaatgcaataaaatgagaAAAACTTAAGTGTACTGTATTCTTTATATGCTAGTATAGTATTTGTGAGCTGTATGTCTCTGGGAAAAACAGCAGGTGCAACATCACCAAAGGCCTTGTGGTATCAGGTTTTCTACTAATAGGTCCATTATTTAGGGTGGAATgtttatttccgtttttttctggcACTGTTCCGGTTCCTAAAAAAGTAGTTCTTAAAAATAGCTCGGGGGCAGAACGACAGACAAGATGAACCAGTAATGAAAACATCCCATTCTTTCCTAAGAAAAACAGGGAGGGAATGGAGCTGTGAGCACTGGGAACAAACTGGCAATTTCTGCTGAGTTTTACACTTATCAAAGAAATATAAAAGTTAAGGATCTAAAATTATTTGGATACAGAGGTCTAATGTAGGTAAGCCTACCCTGCTGATCAACTGATCGTTGCAAGTCTCGCCAGTTAAGATCATGCACTGTGTTTCCCTATTTTTGTTAGTTCCATAGACTCAACCACCACCCCAATCAACGTTCTTGTCATGTTCATGAAGCTAATTGGGTGGCAGTGTCCCCCATTCTAGTGGTCATTGGTGATCCCAAAGGTTAGATCTAAGTTAACATTTATCACTCATCCAGTAGATATTTTCGGCTACGATACAACTTTTAAAGGGCTTCTCTGCTTTGGAGAACCCCTACAAGTAAGAAGGGTTCTTTGACAAATAAACTGATCACAAAAATGTCCTACTACCAGGATCCCAGGTCTTACCACCAGCTGGTTGTCCCTCAGCGTGGACAACCAGCTGTGAAGCCCTCCTATACACCTTTGTTGTCAGCTGATGATGATTCAGCCCATTATTTGGCTTCCGACTATCCTGAACGCTCTTGCGTTCTCTACGAGATAGCCCCTGCCAGACTCTTCCGA contains:
- the IKBIP gene encoding inhibitor of nuclear factor kappa-B kinase-interacting protein isoform X1 encodes the protein MSSEAKQRKKGASPGTKDGAGSWQRSADEKAKKMADRVSVSGGGSSCLDFRTALCSLCLAVCVALTWIVFQQSQNFTILEQKLQSLRSESSALQELEEKVSQIFGKLKSTDEVLAEATSSSSLVSNLQQQLTNLYTDIDHIQVHELSLSEKMQTINLRFQNVTDSWKKSLDEMKLESDSVNSETKSFRNQMTLKINSADQTLKQLSEKLKEFESGTLRNFRTVKTQEGDDLQRISDVLEWDHNAVKELEKEQNGLADLNNKVRKNMEEFQPKLTECIKNLPTIDSAVRSLLKVSNEMQDLEKKMNALTEQVFNTEDNLLKIITETLEIQHALERMQYDNSILKLQNEVSVLKEKTNILSKLDDKSLSEEKESDNSYDET